A genome region from Acidobacteriota bacterium includes the following:
- a CDS encoding NACHT domain-containing protein has product MAISRTAIERALDDLVSHEEGMRFQALAVVLGKKRWPQLIAHERKKDFGLDAYAPPSQTPEGVGKGLAASITPTLKKISSDAQTARTKFPELRQLLFVTAGKVGNADRMKWENELQHEHRLELLIIGREEIITLLMIPENADLGPRFLRLDVDSGTQLADVIDRTRGAAVAVTRAWARRTQGQPLVDLAAVRLDPKGAESSDELSLEQIDQLLSQSRRIVLEGPAGRGKTTTLVQLAQRPRNAGTPLLVDFPAWTSSRQGILEYIAGMPDFLAAGLTATDLARVQQTEPLLFLLNGWNEIAESNSAHANAALRELERHFPSAGIIVATRTHHLTPPLPGALRVRLLHLRRAQRKAYLVARLGDQGTALLTRLDADLSLDELTLTPFILSVVASLFEVDAAIPSTRIGVLAQVVGVQAERDEHRNALQAPPIFGHQVDYLKALATEMTRCGAVLLTEADACATVAAVSGELANNGQIDLVGPPTILAALAGHHLLERVDYPEVAFRFEHQQLQEYFAALDIREQLFNLLDDYNVTDRFAVDYVNDPAWAEPLRMIAEACAEPADDGGTNEKNTRAGAKLVEMALAVDLVFAGELAQLCGLGVWDKVRALVGERFRTVYAFPDGNYRHYAVAAMLAAAHDDFSDIIVPLLSDNDQQTRLETYRLWPDLRVSSLGQKWRDEVRGWTEEARADFVSELLHHRMDGDVAIFAVDDDSIVVKKAAVEGLMWTRSETMLTVVLKSMDPQTFEQVVREYVDLMPTAIRSKTVTAMRSFIESSTDHPARLRAALDLVGIGETDLDSVIKDAMAALPAGDMRTLAQHYIQPALEYLCSVRSKTPQVIDSTGCSADSGWRRSSDCRILGGDSPRIDALGQYLFAN; this is encoded by the coding sequence GTGGCCATTTCCAGAACCGCCATCGAACGAGCTCTCGATGACCTCGTCTCACATGAGGAGGGGATGCGTTTTCAAGCCCTCGCGGTAGTACTCGGCAAGAAGCGTTGGCCCCAACTCATTGCCCACGAGCGAAAGAAGGACTTCGGCCTCGACGCCTACGCGCCTCCGAGCCAGACCCCGGAGGGAGTCGGCAAGGGACTCGCCGCCTCAATCACGCCGACGCTGAAGAAAATCTCTTCCGACGCACAGACCGCAAGGACCAAGTTCCCTGAATTGAGGCAGCTCCTCTTCGTGACGGCCGGCAAAGTCGGCAACGCCGACCGAATGAAGTGGGAAAACGAACTTCAGCACGAACACCGTCTCGAGCTCCTCATCATCGGACGCGAGGAGATCATCACTCTGCTGATGATCCCGGAGAACGCCGACCTCGGTCCCCGCTTCCTCCGCCTCGATGTCGATTCTGGAACGCAACTCGCCGATGTCATTGACAGAACTCGGGGGGCTGCAGTCGCGGTCACGCGCGCTTGGGCCCGCAGAACACAAGGACAGCCGCTTGTCGATCTCGCGGCGGTGCGGCTTGATCCGAAGGGCGCGGAATCCTCGGACGAGCTGTCGCTTGAGCAGATCGACCAGTTGCTGTCCCAGAGCCGCCGCATCGTTCTCGAAGGGCCCGCTGGCCGCGGAAAGACGACGACGTTAGTACAGCTTGCACAACGCCCGCGCAACGCTGGCACGCCCCTGTTGGTCGACTTTCCGGCTTGGACGTCATCGCGCCAAGGAATTCTCGAGTACATCGCCGGGATGCCTGATTTCCTGGCTGCAGGGCTTACGGCCACCGACCTTGCACGCGTGCAGCAGACAGAACCGCTCTTGTTCTTGTTGAACGGCTGGAACGAGATCGCGGAGTCGAATTCCGCGCATGCCAACGCAGCACTCCGAGAACTCGAACGCCATTTCCCGAGCGCCGGTATCATCGTCGCAACCCGCACGCACCACTTGACGCCGCCGTTGCCCGGCGCACTACGCGTGCGGTTGTTGCACCTTCGCAGGGCGCAGCGTAAAGCGTACCTCGTAGCTCGCCTTGGCGACCAAGGAACTGCACTTCTCACCCGCCTCGACGCGGACCTGTCCCTCGACGAGCTGACCCTCACGCCGTTCATTCTTTCGGTAGTCGCTTCACTGTTTGAGGTGGATGCCGCGATTCCCTCCACGAGAATCGGTGTCCTTGCCCAGGTCGTCGGCGTGCAGGCAGAACGCGACGAACATAGAAACGCGCTGCAAGCACCACCGATCTTCGGCCACCAAGTGGATTATCTGAAGGCCCTTGCAACTGAGATGACCCGCTGCGGTGCGGTGCTATTGACCGAGGCTGATGCCTGCGCCACGGTTGCCGCCGTTTCAGGCGAACTTGCGAATAATGGGCAGATCGACCTCGTGGGACCACCGACCATCCTAGCGGCGCTCGCGGGTCACCATCTTCTCGAGCGTGTTGACTATCCAGAGGTGGCGTTTCGGTTCGAGCATCAGCAACTTCAGGAGTACTTCGCTGCGCTCGACATTCGCGAGCAGCTCTTCAACCTACTAGATGACTACAATGTAACCGACCGCTTCGCGGTCGACTACGTAAACGACCCAGCATGGGCCGAACCACTACGCATGATCGCTGAAGCCTGCGCCGAGCCGGCTGATGATGGCGGAACCAACGAGAAGAATACGCGCGCCGGCGCCAAGTTGGTGGAGATGGCCCTTGCCGTCGATCTCGTATTTGCCGGCGAACTAGCGCAGCTTTGCGGCCTCGGTGTTTGGGACAAGGTCCGCGCCCTCGTCGGCGAGCGCTTCCGCACCGTCTATGCATTCCCCGACGGCAACTACCGCCACTATGCGGTCGCTGCAATGCTCGCCGCCGCCCACGACGACTTCAGCGACATCATCGTGCCGCTCCTCTCGGACAACGACCAGCAAACGCGGCTTGAAACGTACCGGCTGTGGCCGGATCTCCGAGTCTCGTCGCTTGGGCAGAAGTGGCGCGATGAGGTGCGCGGCTGGACAGAGGAGGCGCGAGCGGATTTCGTCTCGGAGCTGCTTCATCATCGCATGGATGGCGATGTCGCGATTTTCGCTGTTGACGACGACAGCATCGTGGTGAAAAAGGCTGCGGTCGAAGGCCTTATGTGGACTAGGTCTGAAACCATGCTGACCGTCGTCCTGAAATCGATGGATCCACAGACGTTCGAGCAAGTTGTCCGCGAATACGTGGACCTAATGCCCACGGCGATCAGGTCCAAGACCGTCACCGCGATGCGCAGTTTCATTGAGAGCAGTACCGACCATCCTGCGCGCCTCCGAGCCGCGCTCGATTTGGTCGGAATCGGCGAGACAGACTTGGACAGCGTAATCAAGGATGCAATGGCTGCGCTTCCCGCGGGCGACATGAGGACCCTGGCTCAGCATTACATCCAACCAGCGCTCGAATACCTATGTAGTGTTCGGTCGAAAACCCCGCAAGTGATTGATTCTACGGGGTGTAGCGCGGATTCAGGGTGGCGAAGAT
- a CDS encoding tyrosine-type recombinase/integrase produces the protein MAGRLRAKQIAALPPGRHGDGGTLFIVVEPGGRSRHWVQRLTVDGRRRDLGLGGYPYVGLAEARAAAFANRQLARRGGDPTASVRQSRIPTFRTACERVAETATWKGDGAKNRRNALERYCGSLMPRRIDQIRRPDVIAILVPVLAEKPATGSKLHGWIRGALAWAVAGEYVEFNVADGIGAALPSGRNAQKHHAALPYQEVGAAMHTIAASGASDVVKACLRFTILTAVRSGEARGARWSEMDLEAAEWRISAERMKAGREHRVPLSRAATDTLERVRSLHSPAGLCFPSPIRASKQLCPSTLKTAMKQLYGDRCTVHGFRSSFRDWASEQTSVPHAVAEAALAHQVGSAVERSYARSDLFDKRRGLMDRWAEYVTK, from the coding sequence ATGGCAGGACGACTCAGAGCCAAGCAGATCGCCGCCTTGCCCCCAGGACGACACGGCGACGGCGGCACCCTCTTCATCGTCGTCGAGCCCGGCGGCCGAAGCCGCCACTGGGTCCAGCGCTTGACCGTCGACGGCAGGCGCCGCGACCTCGGGCTCGGCGGCTATCCATACGTCGGGCTCGCCGAGGCACGCGCGGCCGCCTTCGCCAACCGCCAGTTGGCCCGCCGTGGCGGGGACCCGACGGCGAGCGTGCGACAGTCGAGGATCCCCACGTTCCGCACCGCGTGCGAGCGGGTCGCCGAGACCGCAACGTGGAAGGGCGACGGGGCGAAGAACCGGCGGAACGCGCTGGAGAGATACTGCGGTTCCCTCATGCCCCGCCGCATCGACCAGATCCGGCGGCCGGACGTGATCGCCATCCTGGTCCCGGTCCTGGCCGAGAAGCCGGCCACCGGGTCGAAGCTGCACGGGTGGATCCGTGGGGCGCTGGCGTGGGCCGTGGCTGGCGAGTACGTGGAGTTCAATGTCGCCGACGGCATCGGCGCGGCGTTGCCATCCGGTCGGAACGCCCAGAAACACCACGCGGCGCTGCCTTACCAGGAGGTAGGAGCCGCAATGCACACGATCGCCGCTTCCGGGGCGAGCGACGTCGTAAAGGCCTGTCTTCGGTTCACGATACTGACCGCCGTTCGCTCAGGCGAGGCACGCGGCGCCCGGTGGAGCGAGATGGACCTCGAGGCAGCGGAATGGCGGATATCGGCTGAGCGCATGAAGGCGGGACGCGAGCACAGAGTGCCATTGTCGCGTGCCGCCACGGACACGCTGGAGCGCGTCAGGAGCCTGCACAGTCCGGCTGGCTTGTGCTTCCCGTCCCCGATACGCGCCAGCAAACAGCTATGCCCGTCGACGCTGAAGACCGCCATGAAGCAACTCTATGGCGACCGCTGCACGGTGCACGGCTTCCGCTCCTCGTTCCGCGACTGGGCGAGCGAGCAGACAAGCGTGCCGCATGCGGTGGCCGAGGCGGCGCTGGCGCACCAGGTAGGAAGTGCCGTCGAGCGCTCGTACGCCCGCTCGGACCTGTTCGACAAGCGCCGTGGCCTGATGGACCGGTGGGCGGAGTACGTGACGAAGTGA
- a CDS encoding PQQ-binding-like beta-propeller repeat protein yields MRQSMRFAPVLLLAALLWAVPPAHAQQDSAPGPWQTYDTSDGEWRSYAGDIGGKKYSPLDQIDADNFADLELAWEWTSVDHRVSKTTPGGGEWWAPLDAVVEALVAETPNLYRTGHLPSPTGFQATPLMVGGVLYFNTPLSQGVAVDAETGETLWVFNPKSYEEGTTTMTGTWRQRGVAYWTDGEDDERIFWGTGNGYLVCVDAKTGQPCADFGPNGSGMVDAMNGVPRANRGERDYLNALLYGIHSPPIVVRDRVIHGSHVADRRITKEAIPGWVRAWDVRTGEHAWDFHTVPNSADEFGADTWLNQSWRYSGNANVWSMLAGDNELGHVYLPTGTTTNDYYGADRLGDNLFSETLIAVDVETGEREWHFQAVHHGLWDYDFPTHPNLVDVVVDGRPIKAIAQVSKQGFVYVFDRVTGDPIWPIEERPVPTETNMPGEVPSPTQPFPTKPAPFDYQGVTIDDLVDFTPEVRQMAIEAVEGFRLGPLFTPLDRPIEGVTRGTIMRPPDGGTAGWAGAAVDPETGMLYIPSRNQATVIPLYEPDPALGATVAYTHGAPEDERLARRGAIRDSPQMPQGLPLLKPPYSRMTAIDLNTGEHAWWVPTGNGDRYRNHPRLRHLNLPPLGGDNGSNGPLLTKTLLIYCLTAGGTNNGPRIVAYDKTDGTELASVDLPSGAIGTPMTYLLDGRQYIALTVGGGPRLVAFALPERHSNP; encoded by the coding sequence ATGCGCCAGTCGATGCGTTTCGCGCCGGTTCTCCTGCTCGCGGCCCTGCTCTGGGCAGTGCCGCCCGCCCACGCGCAGCAGGACAGCGCTCCGGGTCCGTGGCAGACCTACGACACTTCCGACGGCGAGTGGCGCAGCTACGCCGGCGACATCGGGGGCAAGAAGTACTCGCCGCTGGATCAGATCGACGCGGACAACTTCGCCGACCTGGAGCTGGCCTGGGAGTGGACGTCGGTCGACCACCGCGTCAGCAAGACCACGCCGGGGGGCGGCGAGTGGTGGGCCCCGCTCGACGCCGTGGTCGAGGCGCTCGTCGCGGAGACCCCCAACCTCTACCGGACCGGCCACCTGCCGAGCCCGACCGGGTTCCAGGCCACGCCGCTGATGGTCGGCGGCGTCCTCTATTTCAACACGCCGCTGTCGCAGGGCGTCGCCGTCGACGCCGAGACCGGCGAGACGCTGTGGGTCTTCAACCCCAAGAGCTACGAAGAGGGCACGACGACGATGACCGGGACGTGGCGCCAGCGGGGCGTCGCCTACTGGACCGACGGCGAAGACGACGAGCGCATCTTCTGGGGCACCGGCAACGGCTATCTGGTGTGCGTCGACGCGAAGACCGGGCAGCCCTGCGCCGACTTCGGTCCGAACGGCAGCGGCATGGTCGACGCCATGAACGGCGTCCCGCGCGCCAACCGCGGCGAGCGCGACTACCTGAACGCCCTGCTCTACGGGATCCACTCGCCGCCGATCGTCGTCCGCGACAGGGTGATCCACGGATCGCACGTCGCCGACCGCCGGATCACCAAGGAAGCGATCCCGGGCTGGGTCCGGGCCTGGGACGTGCGCACCGGCGAGCACGCCTGGGACTTCCACACCGTGCCCAACAGCGCCGACGAGTTCGGGGCCGACACTTGGCTGAACCAGTCCTGGCGCTACTCGGGCAACGCCAACGTCTGGTCGATGCTGGCCGGCGACAACGAGCTGGGCCACGTCTACCTGCCGACCGGAACGACCACGAACGACTACTACGGGGCCGACCGGCTCGGCGACAACCTCTTCTCCGAAACGCTGATCGCGGTCGACGTGGAGACCGGCGAGCGCGAGTGGCACTTCCAGGCGGTCCACCACGGGCTGTGGGACTACGACTTCCCCACGCATCCGAACCTGGTCGACGTCGTGGTGGACGGCCGCCCGATCAAGGCGATCGCGCAGGTGAGCAAGCAGGGCTTCGTCTACGTCTTCGACCGCGTCACCGGCGATCCGATCTGGCCGATCGAGGAGCGTCCGGTGCCGACGGAGACCAACATGCCGGGTGAGGTGCCGTCGCCGACGCAGCCCTTCCCGACGAAGCCGGCCCCGTTCGACTACCAGGGCGTCACCATCGACGACCTGGTCGACTTCACGCCGGAGGTCCGGCAGATGGCGATCGAAGCGGTCGAGGGCTTCCGGCTCGGACCGCTGTTCACGCCGCTCGACCGGCCGATCGAGGGGGTCACGCGGGGCACCATCATGCGCCCGCCCGACGGCGGCACGGCCGGCTGGGCCGGCGCGGCGGTCGATCCCGAGACCGGGATGCTCTACATCCCGTCGCGCAACCAGGCCACGGTGATCCCGCTGTACGAACCCGACCCGGCGCTGGGCGCGACCGTGGCCTACACCCACGGCGCCCCGGAGGACGAGCGGCTGGCCCGGCGCGGCGCCATCCGCGACAGCCCGCAGATGCCGCAAGGGCTGCCGCTGCTCAAGCCGCCCTATTCGCGCATGACCGCCATCGACCTGAACACCGGCGAGCATGCCTGGTGGGTGCCGACCGGCAACGGCGACCGCTACCGCAACCACCCGCGGCTGCGGCACCTGAACCTGCCGCCGCTCGGCGGCGACAACGGCAGCAACGGCCCGCTGCTGACGAAGACGCTGCTGATCTACTGCCTCACCGCCGGGGGGACGAACAACGGCCCGCGGATCGTCGCCTACGACAAGACGGACGGGACGGAGTTGGCCTCGGTCGACCTGCCGAGCGGGGCCATCGGCACGCCGATGACCTACCTGCTCGACGGCCGGCAGTACATCGCGCTGACCGTCGGCGGCGGCCCGCGCCTGGTCGCCTTCGCGCTGCCAGAACGCCATAGTAATCCGTAG